CTTTAGATGCCGAGAAATTCCAACGTTACTTTAATGACGCTCCACTATTAGCTGTCCCAGGTAGAACTTACCCAGttgaaatttattacaCTCCAGAATTTCAAAGAGATTATCTAGATTCCGCAATTCGTACTGTTTTACAAATTCATGCAACTGAAGAGGCTGgtgatatattattatttttaacagGTGAAGACGAAATTGAAGATGCTGTCagaaaaatatctttagaAGGTGATCAATTAATAAGAGAAGAAGGTTGCGGCCCATTGTCCGTTTATCCACTGTACGGTTCTTTACCACCACACCAACAACAGCGTATTTTCGAACCTGCTCCTGAATCACATAATGGTAGACCAGGTAGAAAGGTTATTATCTCAACTAACATTGCTGAAACTTCATTGACCATTGATGGTATCGTTTATGTTGTTGATCCAGGTTTTTCTAAACAAAAAGTTTACAATCCAAGAATCAGAGTTGAATCACTATTGGTTTCTCCAATTTCCAAAGCTTCTTCGCAACAAAGAGCTGGTCGTGCTGGTCGTACTAGACCAGGTAAATGTTTTAGATTATACACTGAAGAAGCTTTCAAGAAGGAATTAATCGAGCAAAGTTATCCTGAGATTTTACGttctaatttatcatcaacagttttggaattaaaaaaattaggGGTTGATGATTTGGTtcattttgattttatgGATCCACCAGCCCCTGAAACTATGATGAGAGCtttagaagaattaaattatttagcCTGTTTAGATGACGAAGGTAATTTAACCCCATTAGGTAGATTGGCATCCCAATTTCCTTTGGATCCAATGCTTGCAGTAATGTTGATTGGTTCTTCAGAATTTAATTGTTCGCAAGAAATACTAACCATTGTTGCTATGTTATCAGTTCCAAACGTATTCATGCGTCCTCCTAAGGATAGAAAACGTGCTGATGATGCTAAAAATGCATTTGCTCATCCAGATGGTGACCACATTACCTTATTAAATGTTTACCATGCCTTCAAATCTGATGAAGCTTATGAAGCTGGTATTAAGAAATGGTGTCGTGATAACTTCTTAAACTTCAGAGCTTTATCTGCTGCTGACAATATCCGTGCTCAATTAGAAAGATTGATGATACGTCATAATCTTGATTTGAATACCACTGATTATGAAAGTTCTAAATactttgataatattagaaaagCTTTGGCTTCCGGTTTCTTTATGCAAGTTGCCAAGAAAAGATCCGGTGGTAGAGGTTATATAACTGTCAAGGATAACCAAGATGTTTTAATTCATCCAAGTACTGTTTTAGGTCATGATGCTGAATGGGTTTTATACAATGAATTCGTACTAACAAGCAAAAATTACATAAGGACAGTCACATCTGTTAGACCGGAGTGGTTAGTAAAATTAGCTCCTGCATACTTTGAATTGgataattttcaaaatggtGATGTAAAGCTTTCTTTGGAAAGAGTTCAAGAAAAGGTTCAAAGAATGGATGAACTAAATTCTGAAAAATCTAGTAAACATTCTAAAAAAAGCAAGAAAGAAAAgcattaatgaaatttagAACTAAGCACACATATTTCGTGGgatatatcaaatttagTGTATTCCTATATCTAAATAACTTCATTTTATAAACATAAACTACATCGAACTTCAATTAAATCTATATCATATTATAAATACACTCGTACCAAGTGAtgttcaattttttttaaactaTTTTTTTGGATTTATAATCGGAACAAcgaaattatttaatatataagagTAAGAGTAACAATCgttataataataattttcataATAGTTATTGATACTTTCAGTGATGCTTATAGACTTCAAGAAGACAAACTTCTATTTATTTGCGAAGAGATATCATATTCAAAGAAGTAACTATCAAAAACACATATACCACGAAGATGTCtgatgataaaattattgaaaatatgaaaGTTATTGTGGCTGAAAAGCTAAACACATTACAAAACTTCAATGAAGATATAAATTATGTTGCCGAATATATCGTACTATTAATGTCAAATGGTGGTTCTGTAGAATCTATTGTACAAGAATTAACGACATTATTTGATTCTGTATCAACAGAAGTTTTAACTGATGTCGTGCAAACGGCCTTTTTTGCCCTTGAAGCTATACAGCAAGGAGAACCAGTTGCAAATATTGTCGAAAAAATTAGAGGAGTTGCTCAAGCTACTCAACCAACCACCCAAGAACAACCTCAACAACCTCAACAACCCCAACAGCCTCAACAACCAGAACAACCGTTATTTCCACAACAACCTGCTTCCAACATACCGCAACAACCGGCGGTTAGTCAAACTGCTGGTAATCAGGAATCTGTAACACCTGAAGTTAAGTCTGCGTTTTCGGATATTGTTTCAAGCATTCCTTCAGCTAGTGATGATATGGAAATTGTTTCTACTGGATTCGAATCAcgttttaataaatatgacAACGGTGTTAATAAACGTGGTCGTGGTGGTCGTAATACACGTGGTGGCCGTGGTGCGTCAAGAAATGCCAGAGGTGGTCCAAATACAAGATTCAATCCGCTAGCAAAGGCTTTAGGTATGGAAGGAGATGGCTCAGCCACCGTTATTCACCAAAAGAAGGAAGGTCGTTGTAAACTATTTCCTCATTGTCCACTAGGTAGATCTTGTCCCCACGCCCATCCAACCAAACCATGCCAGGAATATCCAAACTGTCCAAAACTTCCAGGTACATGTGAATACTTACATCCTAATGAAGACGTTGAGTTAAtgaaagaaattgaaaagacTCGTGAAGAATtccaaaaaagaaaagaagcTATGATTGCGGCTAGAACTAAACCAGTCCAAACTGGTATCGTTCTATGTAAATTTGGTACTATTTGTTCGAATCCAATGTGCCCATTTGGTCATCCAACACCAGCAAATGACGAAAACAAAGTTCTAGAGTTAATGTGGTGCCCAAACAACTTAAAATGTGAAGACACTGCATGTACCAAAGCACATTCCtctttatcaaaaattaaaaatataactCCAATGGGTGTTCCAAAAAGTGCTCCTCCTCCTGTCGAAAAGTCTTTA
The sequence above is drawn from the Tetrapisispora phaffii CBS 4417 chromosome 2, complete genome genome and encodes:
- the PRP43 gene encoding DEAH-box ATP-dependent RNA helicase PRP43 (similar to Saccharomyces cerevisiae PRP43 (YGL120C); ancestral locus Anc_6.132), whose product is MTEAIGTKRRLSNTSGHPDPVATSIPEHAAEAAEEYSKTHPAPPKEPLIHHDAGEFNGLTRHNTTAAQAEVLEDSKVNPFTGNEFSSKYFGILKTRRDLPVHAQRDEFLKIYQQNQIMVFVGETGSGKTTQIPQFVLFDEMPHLLNTQVACTQPRRVAAMSVAQRVAEEMDVKLGEEVGYSIRFENKTTNKTILKYMTDGMLLREAMEDHDLKRYSCIILDEAHERTLATDILMGLLKEVIKRRSDLKIIIMSATLDAEKFQRYFNDAPLLAVPGRTYPVEIYYTPEFQRDYLDSAIRTVLQIHATEEAGDILLFLTGEDEIEDAVRKISLEGDQLIREEGCGPLSVYPLYGSLPPHQQQRIFEPAPESHNGRPGRKVIISTNIAETSLTIDGIVYVVDPGFSKQKVYNPRIRVESLLVSPISKASSQQRAGRAGRTRPGKCFRLYTEEAFKKELIEQSYPEILRSNLSSTVLELKKLGVDDLVHFDFMDPPAPETMMRALEELNYLACLDDEGNLTPLGRLASQFPLDPMLAVMLIGSSEFNCSQEILTIVAMLSVPNVFMRPPKDRKRADDAKNAFAHPDGDHITLLNVYHAFKSDEAYEAGIKKWCRDNFLNFRALSAADNIRAQLERLMIRHNLDLNTTDYESSKYFDNIRKALASGFFMQVAKKRSGGRGYITVKDNQDVLIHPSTVLGHDAEWVLYNEFVLTSKNYIRTVTSVRPEWLVKLAPAYFELDNFQNGDVKLSLERVQEKVQRMDELNSEKSSKHSKKSKKEKH
- the NAB2 gene encoding mRNA-binding protein NAB2 (similar to Saccharomyces cerevisiae NAB2 (YGL122C); ancestral locus Anc_6.130), producing the protein MSDDKIIENMKVIVAEKLNTLQNFNEDINYVAEYIVLLMSNGGSVESIVQELTTLFDSVSTEVLTDVVQTAFFALEAIQQGEPVANIVEKIRGVAQATQPTTQEQPQQPQQPQQPQQPEQPLFPQQPASNIPQQPAVSQTAGNQESVTPEVKSAFSDIVSSIPSASDDMEIVSTGFESRFNKYDNGVNKRGRGGRNTRGGRGASRNARGGPNTRFNPLAKALGMEGDGSATVIHQKKEGRCKLFPHCPLGRSCPHAHPTKPCQEYPNCPKLPGTCEYLHPNEDVELMKEIEKTREEFQKRKEAMIAARTKPVQTGIVLCKFGTICSNPMCPFGHPTPANDENKVLELMWCPNNLKCEDTACTKAHSSLSKIKNITPMGVPKSAPPPVEKSLEQCKFGAKCTNKRCKYRHARSPVMCRDGSNCTRIDCLFSHPINEDCRFGMECKNPRCLFRHPEGFVPPQASANGATPFGTQPATSARQFALPEGSDIKPAPAQEGLVSMHATNDLDADMN